A region from the Coffea eugenioides isolate CCC68of chromosome 9, Ceug_1.0, whole genome shotgun sequence genome encodes:
- the LOC113782242 gene encoding probable leucine-rich repeat receptor-like protein kinase At5g63930, translating to MQSLSLLHVATLAMEKFHHLALLGLVLLCFLSASFAMLPTNITTDQSSLLALRAHISVDPLQILAKNWFVGSSVCDWIGVSCGSRHPRVTALDISTMGLTGIIPPQLGNLSFLVSLDMSANNFHGELPHEFVGLRRLKLLNLSVNNLEGELPWWIGSFPQLLCLSLSNNSFTGLIPSSISNMSKLEGISLSYNLLQGNIPTGIFNISSLQLIRLTGNGLSGTIPSDMCHHLRGLSLLALSQNKLNGQLPSSLGQCSELQTLSLSFNGFTGSIPKEIGDLKNLEVLFLSYNYLEGVIPREIGNSFFLQQLSLQFNSLTGSIPIEIFNLSKLSIMAVTQNQPPITELKVTILGSTFSN from the exons ATGCAATCCCTCTCCCTCCTTCATGTTGCAACATTGGCCATGGAGAAATTTCACCACCTTGCCCTACTTGGACTTGTGTTACTATGTTTTCTTTCAGCTTCCTTCGCCATGCTCCCGACCAATATTACCACTGATCAGTCATCTCTTCTTGCCTTGAGAGCTCACATTTCAGTTGACCCTCTACAAATCTTGGCCAAAAACTGGTTTGTTGGCTCTTCGGTCTGCGATTGGATTGGAGTCTCTTGTGGCTCTCGTCATCCTAGAGTGACTGCCTTGGACATTTCAACCATGGGCCTTACCGGCATCATCCCTCCACAACTGGGAAATCTATCATTTCTTGTTTCTCTTGACATGAGTGCGAACAACTTCCATGGAGAACTACCACATGAGTTTGTTGGATTGCGCCGATTAAAACTCCTTAATTTGAGTGTCAACAATCTCGAAGGAGAGTTACCCTGGTGGATTGGTTCATTTCCTCAACTTCTTTGCTTGTCTCTCAGTAACAATAGTTTCACTGGTCTTATCCCTTCTTCCATCTCTAACATGTCAAAGCTAGAGGGGATAAGTCTTTCGTACAACCTTCTGCAAGGAAACATTCCCACGGGGATTTTCAATATTTCCTCCCTCCAATTGATTCGCCTAACGGGTAATGGCCTATCTGGAACTATTCCAAGTGATATGTGTCACCATCTTCGAGGACTAAGTTTGCTTGCCCTGTCACAGAATAAGCTGAATGGTCAATTACCCTCAAGTTTAGGCCAATGTTCAGAACTTCAGACACTGTCTTTGTCTTTCAACGGCTTTACAGGATCCATACCGAAAGAAATTGGGGACCTGAAGAATCTCGAGGTGCTATTCTTGAGTTACAACTATTTAGAAG GTGTCATACCACGAGAGATTGGCAACTCGTTCTTTCTCCAACAACTCAGCTTACAATTCAATAGCTTAACTGGTTCCATACCAATAGAGATCTTCAACCTCTCAAAGTTGAGTATTATGGCAGTTACACAAAATCAACCTCCAATAACTGAATTAAAGGTAACCATTCTTGGATCAACATTCTCTAATTAG